From Candidatus Neomarinimicrobiota bacterium, the proteins below share one genomic window:
- the yedA gene encoding drug/metabolite exporter YedA: protein MKQKNRPLYYVLFFLNVLIWGSSWASVRFLLENYAQAFDGAKPFYIAGLRYLLAGVLIFPVALHQLKKITLTKKDYLSILYYGLFLIALSNALVFWSQQFLPSSLCSIIFSLYPVMVLILSVLLLQEEKAGLLKIAGTLISFMGVFILFFDPVILQARVSSIAFFTMVFSVVFAALPSVLVRKNSIHLNVFVLNSLGMLLGGILLLLTSFFVESPLHVPSDFRFWLVLGYLSVFASCYTLIAFFWLMRHVQLTKLSLSAYLTPIVSLIIGVLFYSESLNAQSYIGMILIFLGIFIIDYLKYRRYIHVGRDALFPH, encoded by the coding sequence ATGAAACAAAAAAACAGACCCTTATACTATGTGCTCTTCTTCCTGAACGTCCTGATCTGGGGCAGCAGCTGGGCTTCCGTCCGTTTTTTACTGGAAAATTATGCCCAGGCATTTGATGGGGCCAAACCTTTTTATATTGCCGGCCTTCGATACCTTTTAGCCGGTGTCCTGATCTTTCCTGTCGCCCTTCACCAACTAAAAAAAATCACTCTGACAAAAAAAGACTATTTATCAATTTTATATTACGGACTTTTCCTGATTGCCTTATCCAATGCCCTGGTCTTTTGGAGTCAGCAGTTTTTACCCTCCAGCCTGTGTTCTATTATTTTCAGTCTTTATCCTGTGATGGTTCTCATTCTGAGTGTTCTTCTTCTTCAGGAAGAAAAGGCCGGACTTCTGAAAATCGCAGGGACACTCATCTCATTTATGGGTGTTTTTATTCTCTTTTTTGATCCTGTGATCCTTCAGGCACGTGTTTCATCAATTGCTTTTTTTACCATGGTTTTTTCCGTTGTTTTTGCCGCTCTTCCCAGTGTCCTTGTCCGCAAAAACAGCATTCATCTCAATGTCTTTGTCCTGAATTCCCTGGGAATGCTTTTAGGTGGTATCCTATTATTATTGACCTCCTTTTTTGTTGAATCGCCCCTTCATGTTCCATCAGACTTTCGTTTCTGGCTTGTGCTGGGGTATTTATCCGTCTTTGCTTCCTGCTACACACTGATTGCCTTTTTCTGGCTGATGAGACATGTGCAGCTGACCAAGCTTTCCCTTTCCGCATATCTAACCCCCATAGTGTCGCTAATCATTGGCGTCTTGTTTTACAGCGAATCTTTAAATGCCCAGTCCTACATCGGTATGATCCTTATTTTCCTGGGAATTTTTATCATCGATTATTTGAAATACAGGAGATACATTCATGTCGGAAGAGACGCATTGTTTCCTCATTAA